In Dysgonomonadaceae bacterium zrk40, one genomic interval encodes:
- a CDS encoding phenylacetate--CoA ligase, with amino-acid sequence MIWNPQRECADRQQMQELQGSALQAMVRRIYNHVPFYRNRLMELGMEPGDIRSVEQLKLLPFTTKTDLRDNYPFGLFTLPQSEVVRIHASSGTTGKPTVVGYSRADIELWAEVVARSLTMAGVHSGDTIQIAYGYGPFTGGLGLHYGAEKIGATVIPISTGNTKKQLQFMTDFRASVLACTPSYAAHLGESLLKEGISPDDVRLRIGVFGAEPWTGEMRREIEKLLHIKAYDIYGLSEVIGPGVSMECECQCGNHVFEDHFIPEIIDPETLEVLPDGELGELVFTTVSKEAMPLLRYRTRDLTRLHRTKCDCGRTLVRMEKCLGRTDDMLIIRGVNVFPSQVESVLMEIAETTPHYQLIVRREHNLDTLEIRVEVDQQNWSDSIRELEGIRRRIDHSIRSLLGISATIRLVEPYSIARSEGKAQRIIDERHL; translated from the coding sequence ATGATCTGGAACCCACAACGAGAGTGTGCCGACAGGCAACAGATGCAAGAGCTGCAGGGAAGCGCCCTGCAGGCAATGGTCCGACGGATCTACAACCACGTGCCCTTCTACCGCAACCGACTGATGGAACTCGGCATGGAACCGGGCGACATCAGGAGCGTGGAGCAGCTGAAGCTGCTCCCCTTCACCACCAAGACGGACCTGCGCGACAACTATCCCTTCGGTCTGTTCACCCTGCCCCAAAGCGAGGTGGTGCGGATACATGCCTCCAGCGGCACCACCGGCAAGCCCACCGTGGTGGGTTACAGTCGTGCCGACATTGAGTTATGGGCGGAGGTGGTGGCCCGCAGCCTCACCATGGCCGGTGTCCACAGTGGCGACACCATCCAGATCGCCTATGGCTACGGCCCCTTTACAGGGGGACTGGGACTGCACTACGGCGCCGAGAAGATCGGTGCCACCGTGATTCCCATCTCCACAGGCAACACAAAGAAACAGTTGCAGTTCATGACCGACTTCCGGGCATCGGTGCTGGCCTGCACCCCCTCCTATGCGGCACACCTGGGGGAAAGCCTCCTCAAAGAGGGCATCTCACCCGACGATGTGCGCCTTCGCATCGGGGTGTTTGGGGCGGAACCCTGGACCGGTGAGATGCGTCGTGAGATTGAGAAACTGCTGCACATCAAAGCCTACGACATCTACGGGCTGAGCGAAGTGATTGGCCCCGGCGTTTCAATGGAGTGTGAATGTCAATGCGGCAACCATGTGTTCGAAGATCACTTCATCCCGGAGATCATCGATCCTGAAACATTGGAGGTGCTGCCCGACGGGGAGCTGGGCGAACTGGTCTTCACGACGGTGAGCAAGGAGGCGATGCCGCTGCTGCGCTACCGCACACGCGACCTGACACGGCTGCACCGCACGAAATGCGATTGTGGGCGTACGCTGGTGCGAATGGAGAAGTGCCTGGGACGTACCGACGACATGCTGATCATCCGCGGCGTCAACGTCTTCCCCTCACAGGTGGAGTCGGTGCTGATGGAGATAGCGGAGACCACTCCCCACTACCAGCTCATCGTGCGGCGGGAGCACAACCTCGACACGCTCGAGATACGGGTGGAGGTGGATCAGCAGAACTGGTCCGACAGCATCCGCGAACTGGAGGGCATCCGCCGGCGCATCGACCACAGCATCCGCAGCCTCCTGGGCATCAGCGCCACCATCCGCCTGGTGGAACCCTACAGCATCGCACGCTCAGAAGGAAAGGCGCAGCGGATCATCGACGAACGTCACTTATAA
- a CDS encoding indolepyruvate oxidoreductase subunit beta has product MHKDIIIAGVGGQGILTIAAIIDLAAMELGLQVKQAEVHGMSQRGGAVESHLRISSEAIWSDLIPLGKADLILSLEPMEALRHLHFLSPKGLIITATEPQGEIDGYPSVDALHRVINATGFHLLVDATTLARDAGSSKSSNLVMLGAAAPYLGIESKVLEKAITAYFAKKGENIVATNLRAFRLGAAQNRLKQTVR; this is encoded by the coding sequence ATGCACAAAGATATCATCATTGCCGGCGTGGGAGGCCAGGGAATCCTCACAATCGCCGCCATCATCGACCTGGCAGCAATGGAACTGGGACTGCAGGTGAAGCAGGCGGAGGTACACGGTATGAGCCAGCGCGGTGGCGCCGTGGAATCGCACCTGCGCATCTCATCCGAAGCGATCTGGTCAGATCTGATCCCGTTGGGCAAAGCAGATCTGATCCTCTCACTGGAACCGATGGAGGCGCTCCGCCATCTCCACTTCCTCTCTCCGAAGGGTCTCATCATCACCGCCACGGAGCCACAGGGTGAAATTGACGGTTACCCATCCGTTGATGCATTGCACAGGGTCATCAACGCCACAGGGTTCCACCTGCTGGTCGATGCCACTACGCTGGCCAGGGATGCCGGCAGCAGTAAAAGCTCCAACCTGGTGATGCTGGGAGCGGCAGCACCCTATCTGGGTATTGAAAGCAAGGTGCTGGAGAAGGCAATCACCGCCTATTTTGCAAAGAAAGGAGAGAACATCGTCGCAACCAACCTGAGAGCCTTCAGGCTGGGTGCTGCACAGAACCGATTGAAACAAACAGTAAGATGA
- a CDS encoding indolepyruvate ferredoxin oxidoreductase → MEKKLLLGAEAVAQGAIDAGISGVYAYPGTPSTEITEYIQRATEGNQASVHSRWATNEKTAFEAALGVSYSGRRSLVCMKHVGLNVAADAFMNAAITGVLGGLVLVVADDPSMHSSQNEQDSRYYGRFAMIPILEPSNQQEAYEMVSYGFEFSEILRLPVMLRITTRLSHSRAVVTPAEPRAQNKLNPERDRNKWILLPANARKNYHLLLTKQDALRQISEQSPYNRMISGSGERAVIAFGIAVNYAMEVITSHNLEIPLLRISQYPLPEKMVKQFTAQYSEILIAEEGYPLQEELLRGFSGDNRFRGRLDGTLPRTGELSPALLEKALLEFMGCANDTRHDTKQPAVIYQPVTYPLVVPRPPMLCKGCSHRDLFEAINRVMNDYPEKHVFGDIGCYTLGALPPYSTISSCVDMGASITMAKGAADAGLRPALCVIGDSTFTHSGITGLLDAVNDRSPLTVIISDNGTTAMTGGQDSAGTGRFFDICKGVGVDEAHIRSIVPLRKNMEENITIIREELEYEGVSVIIAQRECIHIRKTKNR, encoded by the coding sequence ATGGAGAAAAAACTGTTATTGGGGGCAGAAGCGGTGGCACAGGGCGCAATCGACGCGGGCATATCGGGTGTCTACGCCTACCCGGGCACTCCCTCCACCGAGATCACCGAGTACATCCAACGCGCAACAGAAGGCAATCAGGCCAGTGTGCACTCCCGCTGGGCAACCAACGAGAAGACCGCCTTCGAGGCGGCACTGGGTGTCTCCTACTCGGGCAGGCGAAGCCTGGTATGTATGAAGCACGTGGGCCTCAACGTGGCGGCCGATGCCTTCATGAACGCGGCCATCACGGGGGTGCTCGGCGGACTGGTGCTGGTGGTGGCCGACGACCCCTCGATGCACTCCTCACAAAACGAGCAGGACAGCCGCTACTATGGCCGGTTCGCCATGATACCCATCCTGGAACCCTCCAACCAGCAGGAGGCCTACGAGATGGTCAGCTACGGCTTCGAATTCTCGGAAATATTGAGGCTGCCGGTGATGCTGCGCATCACCACGCGGTTGTCGCACTCGCGGGCGGTGGTCACTCCCGCCGAGCCACGCGCGCAAAACAAACTCAACCCCGAAAGAGACAGGAACAAGTGGATCCTGCTGCCGGCCAACGCCCGGAAGAACTACCACCTGCTGCTCACCAAGCAGGATGCGCTGCGACAAATCTCGGAACAGTCGCCCTACAACCGTATGATATCAGGCAGCGGTGAGCGGGCGGTGATCGCCTTCGGCATCGCCGTCAACTACGCCATGGAGGTGATCACCTCCCACAACCTAGAGATCCCGCTGTTGAGAATATCGCAATACCCGCTGCCGGAGAAGATGGTGAAACAGTTCACGGCACAGTACAGCGAGATCCTCATCGCCGAGGAGGGCTACCCGCTCCAGGAGGAGCTGCTGCGTGGTTTCTCGGGTGACAACCGTTTTCGAGGACGGCTCGATGGTACACTGCCCCGCACGGGAGAGTTATCACCTGCCCTGCTGGAGAAGGCCTTGCTCGAATTTATGGGATGTGCAAATGACACCCGGCATGATACCAAACAACCGGCAGTCATTTATCAACCAGTAACCTATCCGCTGGTGGTACCACGCCCTCCCATGCTCTGCAAGGGATGCAGCCACCGCGACCTGTTCGAAGCAATCAACCGGGTGATGAACGATTACCCTGAAAAGCATGTCTTCGGTGACATCGGATGCTACACGCTGGGGGCGCTGCCGCCCTACAGCACCATCAGCAGTTGCGTGGATATGGGAGCTTCCATCACCATGGCCAAGGGTGCCGCCGATGCGGGGCTCCGTCCCGCCCTCTGCGTGATTGGCGACTCCACCTTCACCCACTCCGGCATCACGGGACTGCTTGACGCTGTGAACGACCGCTCCCCCCTCACGGTGATCATCTCCGACAACGGCACCACCGCCATGACCGGGGGACAAGATTCAGCCGGCACCGGTCGCTTCTTTGACATCTGCAAAGGTGTTGGTGTGGATGAAGCACATATCCGCTCCATCGTGCCGCTCCGGAAAAACATGGAGGAGAACATCACAATCATTCGCGAAGAGCTCGAATACGAAGGTGTCTCGGTGATCATCGCGCAACGGGAGTGCATCCACATCCGCAAAACAAAAAACCGATAA
- the pnp gene encoding polyribonucleotide nucleotidyltransferase, giving the protein MMNPIVKRIELSDGRTITLETGKLAKQADGSVTLRMGNTMLLATVCAAKDATPGTDFMPLSVDYREKFASSGRFPGGFLKREGRPSDSEILTSRLIDRALRPLFPDDFHAEVFVNVILFSADTENMPDALAGLAASAALAVSDIPFNGPISEVRVARVNGEFVINPTIQQLAQADMDIMVGATLDNIMMVEGEMNEVSEAEMLDAIKFAHEEIKKHCRIQMELTEAVGKTEKRAYCHEENDEELRKLVWDKCYAPAYVVAASQNPNKHERIEAFEAVLNQFLESLPEEERDAKAALAGKYYHDVEKEAMRRSILDEGKRLDGRKTNEIRPIWSEVDFVPGPHGSALFTRGETQSLTTVTLGTKLDEKIIDNVLEHGTDRFLLHYNFPPFSTGEARPQRGTGRREIGHGNLAHRALKKMIPEGYPYVIRVVSDILESNGSSSMATVCAGTLAMMDAGVTLKKPVSGIAMGLISENKGQNYAILSDILGDEDHLGDMDFKVCGTRDGITATQMDIKVDGLSYEILENALAQAKAGREHIMGKMMETLSEPRTDLKPHAPRIEVIEIPKDYIGAVIGPGGKIIQGMQEETGATITIEEINNRGRVEISATNKASIDAAMLKIKGIVAVPEVGEEYEATVRSVMPYGAFCEFLPGKDGLLHISEIDWKRLEKVEDAGIKEGDKIRVKLIDVDPRTGKFKLSRKVLLPRPERNDK; this is encoded by the coding sequence ATGATGAATCCAATTGTTAAGCGGATCGAACTGTCAGACGGACGCACGATCACGCTCGAAACGGGGAAGCTGGCAAAACAGGCAGACGGCTCCGTGACCCTTCGTATGGGCAACACGATGCTGCTGGCCACTGTTTGCGCAGCCAAAGATGCCACCCCGGGAACCGACTTCATGCCCCTGTCGGTTGATTACCGCGAGAAATTTGCCTCCTCGGGACGCTTCCCCGGAGGCTTCCTGAAAAGAGAAGGAAGACCTTCCGACTCTGAGATATTGACCAGCCGTTTGATCGACCGTGCGCTGAGACCTCTCTTCCCGGACGATTTCCATGCGGAGGTTTTCGTGAATGTGATCCTCTTCTCTGCCGATACGGAGAACATGCCCGATGCACTGGCCGGATTGGCAGCATCGGCAGCACTCGCCGTTTCGGACATCCCCTTCAACGGTCCCATCTCGGAGGTGCGTGTTGCACGTGTCAACGGTGAGTTTGTCATCAACCCCACCATCCAGCAGTTAGCCCAGGCCGACATGGACATCATGGTGGGTGCCACCCTCGACAACATCATGATGGTGGAGGGCGAGATGAACGAGGTGTCGGAAGCAGAGATGCTCGATGCCATCAAGTTCGCCCACGAGGAGATCAAGAAACATTGCCGCATCCAGATGGAACTGACCGAAGCGGTCGGCAAAACCGAAAAACGTGCCTACTGTCACGAAGAGAACGACGAGGAGCTGCGCAAGTTGGTATGGGACAAGTGCTATGCACCTGCCTACGTGGTTGCTGCCTCCCAGAACCCCAACAAACATGAACGCATCGAAGCGTTCGAGGCGGTGCTGAACCAATTCCTGGAATCACTGCCCGAAGAGGAACGTGATGCCAAAGCAGCGCTTGCCGGCAAATATTACCACGACGTGGAGAAAGAGGCGATGCGCCGCTCTATCCTCGACGAGGGAAAGCGTCTCGACGGCCGCAAAACCAACGAGATCAGGCCCATCTGGAGCGAAGTGGACTTCGTTCCGGGACCCCACGGCTCGGCCCTCTTCACCCGCGGCGAAACGCAGTCGCTCACCACAGTGACCCTCGGCACCAAGCTCGACGAGAAGATCATCGACAATGTGCTGGAACATGGTACTGACCGCTTCCTGCTGCACTACAACTTCCCCCCCTTCTCCACTGGCGAAGCCCGTCCGCAACGCGGTACCGGCCGTCGCGAGATCGGCCACGGCAACCTGGCGCACCGCGCCCTCAAAAAGATGATCCCGGAAGGATACCCCTACGTGATCCGCGTGGTATCCGATATCCTGGAGTCGAACGGCTCCTCCTCAATGGCCACCGTCTGCGCGGGTACCCTCGCCATGATGGATGCCGGCGTCACACTGAAGAAACCGGTGAGCGGCATTGCCATGGGTCTCATCTCCGAGAACAAGGGGCAGAACTACGCCATCCTCTCCGATATCCTGGGCGACGAAGACCACCTGGGCGACATGGACTTCAAGGTGTGCGGTACCAGAGATGGTATCACCGCCACACAGATGGACATCAAGGTGGATGGTCTCTCCTATGAGATCCTCGAGAATGCGCTGGCGCAGGCAAAGGCTGGTCGCGAGCACATCATGGGCAAGATGATGGAGACGCTCTCCGAACCGCGTACCGACCTGAAACCGCACGCTCCCCGCATCGAGGTGATCGAGATACCAAAAGACTACATCGGTGCCGTGATCGGACCGGGTGGAAAGATCATCCAGGGCATGCAGGAAGAGACCGGTGCCACCATCACCATCGAGGAGATCAACAACCGCGGCCGCGTGGAAATCTCAGCCACCAACAAGGCATCCATCGATGCCGCCATGCTCAAGATCAAGGGCATCGTGGCTGTTCCCGAAGTGGGTGAGGAGTATGAAGCCACCGTGCGTTCGGTGATGCCTTATGGCGCCTTCTGCGAGTTCCTCCCTGGTAAGGACGGACTGCTTCACATCTCCGAAATCGACTGGAAACGCCTGGAGAAGGTGGAAGATGCCGGCATCAAGGAGGGTGACAAGATCCGCGTGAAGCTGATCGATGTGGATCCCCGCACCGGCAAGTTCAAGCTCTCCCGCAAGGTGTTGCTGCCCCGTCCGGAAAGAAACGATAAGTAA
- a CDS encoding OmpA family protein, with the protein MKKFFIYLIACVLLPMVTFAQEREIKEEGKTFFKPHFFTQWQAGAAHTLGEAAFKDLISPAGAVNLGYQFSPLFGMRLGASGWQGKGGWVAPAQVYDFQFVQGNLDLLFDLGTLFGGFKPERAVSPYLFAGGGYAYGFENGATALNTGDYDLEYLWTENRGFLAGRAGLGFNFRISDALAFTLEGGASILDDHFNSKRADNPDWQFNALAGFKINLGKSYGRTEPVYYDPKPVPPPAPEPAPAPAPAPKPEPAPVVVKEFPALPSIHFAFDSDVVDTDKYATELNTIVSVLKEFSDTEVNIIGYTDHKGPNAYNDALSVRRAEAVKSYLVGQGINAARMTTAGMGEDPKTSGEEALTIQARRVEVTEMN; encoded by the coding sequence ATGAAAAAGTTTTTTATCTACCTGATCGCATGCGTCCTGCTACCGATGGTGACGTTTGCTCAGGAAAGAGAGATCAAGGAGGAGGGTAAGACCTTCTTCAAGCCCCACTTCTTTACGCAGTGGCAGGCAGGTGCAGCCCACACGCTCGGTGAAGCGGCCTTCAAGGATCTGATCTCACCCGCGGGAGCAGTGAACCTGGGCTACCAGTTCAGTCCCCTCTTCGGCATGCGCCTCGGCGCTTCCGGATGGCAGGGTAAAGGGGGTTGGGTGGCTCCCGCACAGGTGTACGACTTCCAGTTCGTGCAGGGCAACCTTGACCTGCTGTTCGACCTGGGTACGCTCTTCGGCGGCTTCAAGCCGGAACGGGCGGTGAGCCCCTATCTCTTTGCCGGCGGTGGTTATGCCTACGGCTTTGAGAATGGTGCCACGGCACTGAACACCGGCGACTATGACCTGGAGTACCTCTGGACCGAAAACCGCGGTTTCCTGGCAGGACGTGCAGGCCTTGGCTTTAACTTCCGCATCAGCGACGCGCTGGCTTTCACCCTCGAGGGGGGTGCCAGCATCCTGGACGATCATTTCAACTCGAAAAGGGCTGACAATCCCGACTGGCAGTTCAACGCGCTGGCTGGTTTCAAGATCAACCTAGGCAAGAGCTACGGACGTACCGAACCGGTCTACTACGATCCGAAACCAGTACCACCGCCCGCTCCGGAACCGGCACCCGCACCCGCACCCGCACCGAAGCCTGAGCCGGCACCGGTAGTGGTGAAGGAATTCCCGGCATTGCCATCGATTCACTTTGCCTTCGACAGTGATGTAGTGGATACCGATAAGTATGCGACCGAATTGAACACCATCGTCTCCGTACTCAAAGAGTTCAGCGATACGGAGGTGAACATCATCGGCTATACCGACCACAAGGGACCCAACGCCTACAACGACGCCCTCTCGGTGAGAAGAGCGGAAGCTGTGAAGAGTTACCTGGTGGGTCAGGGCATCAACGCTGCCCGCATGACCACCGCCGGCATGGGTGAAGATCCCAAGACAAGCGGTGAGGAGGCACTCACCATCCAGGCACGTCGTGTGGAGGTAACGGAAATGAACTAA
- a CDS encoding HU family DNA-binding protein, whose protein sequence is MKYKLIQKANPLEPGTTRKWYASPVKAGTINNYQLSKGIAGKSSLSRGDVMNVIENMVDEIPRYLTEGYSVNLNNFGTLRLSLSSEGVSEPDSFTAAHIKNMRVVFTPSPEFKETLQKMHFEKTE, encoded by the coding sequence ATGAAGTATAAACTGATTCAAAAAGCCAATCCGCTCGAACCGGGAACAACACGAAAGTGGTATGCCAGTCCGGTCAAGGCGGGAACCATCAACAATTACCAGTTGAGCAAGGGGATCGCAGGCAAATCCTCCCTCTCACGCGGTGATGTGATGAATGTGATCGAGAATATGGTGGATGAGATCCCCCGATACCTTACTGAGGGCTACAGCGTAAACCTGAACAATTTCGGCACGCTGCGTCTCTCTTTATCGAGCGAAGGGGTGTCGGAACCGGATAGTTTCACAGCCGCCCATATCAAGAATATGCGAGTGGTGTTCACACCCTCGCCGGAGTTTAAGGAGACATTACAAAAGATGCATTTCGAGAAAACTGAATAG
- a CDS encoding helix-turn-helix domain-containing protein — translation MNKLTIYLPDNTGVSMPVMLIILLLAAIAITLSILLVQRTRALSRMQQSEKMRTRFLRGLVHEFRSPLTIIQGLSRHLREGNQTGNNNHTYLGTIERQGRILNDLANRMQVVTGYETADAPDAWKHGNVVAFLEMVAESYLLVTRKKGVELVFFSEETQIETDFHPAHLEQILHLLLNKALESSREGSRIFLIVERQRGNQKNYVIKVVDHGKGISKQELPSLFEPCYHEDINGEPVKTETELMLSKQLVTRLKGCIRVNSSEGKGTTFTLQLPIRNEKAAAPPEETPRPLAFDPSKEEYETELVMTSNSVNPSIHANDPRELILLVEENNDMAGYLGTLFHPNRYNLLVVPGGTMAHELALKHIPDIVIADSNTSQKSGLELCRSFRSSPLLNHIPVILLSARNTLDDRLEALQSGADAYLSKPFRAEELQLRVEKLLESRNLLREKYQRAQPVNEMKDEPESQQLEFLRQVTDIIHREIRNQAFSPKMLAEELALSLSQLNRRLNSVAGKPSSTYILQVKMAHARKILASQQKAIGEVAAECGIYDVNYFSRIFKKHTGVTPTQYQRLPSLNEG, via the coding sequence GTGAACAAACTAACAATCTATCTACCTGACAACACGGGTGTCTCGATGCCCGTGATGCTCATCATCCTACTGCTTGCAGCAATTGCAATCACCTTGTCTATCCTGCTGGTGCAACGCACCCGTGCTTTGTCCCGAATGCAGCAAAGCGAGAAGATGCGTACACGTTTCTTGCGGGGATTGGTACATGAATTTCGCTCCCCCCTTACCATCATTCAGGGACTGAGCCGGCACCTCCGGGAGGGGAATCAAACGGGCAACAACAACCACACCTACCTGGGAACCATTGAGCGGCAAGGCAGGATACTGAACGACCTTGCCAACCGAATGCAGGTGGTGACCGGTTATGAGACCGCAGATGCACCCGATGCCTGGAAGCATGGAAACGTAGTGGCATTCCTGGAGATGGTTGCCGAATCATACCTGCTTGTGACCCGCAAGAAAGGTGTTGAGCTGGTCTTTTTCAGTGAAGAGACACAAATAGAAACCGACTTCCACCCCGCTCATCTCGAACAGATACTGCACCTACTGCTCAACAAAGCGTTGGAAAGCAGCCGTGAGGGTTCCAGGATCTTTCTCATCGTGGAGCGGCAACGGGGGAATCAAAAGAATTACGTCATCAAGGTGGTGGACCATGGCAAAGGCATCAGCAAGCAAGAGCTGCCATCTTTGTTTGAGCCCTGTTATCACGAAGACATCAACGGGGAGCCGGTTAAAACAGAAACAGAACTGATGCTCAGCAAACAGTTGGTGACAAGATTGAAAGGATGCATCAGGGTGAACAGCAGTGAGGGCAAAGGCACCACCTTCACCCTTCAGCTTCCCATCCGGAACGAAAAAGCTGCCGCTCCTCCGGAAGAGACTCCCCGGCCGCTTGCATTCGACCCCTCAAAGGAGGAATATGAGACGGAGTTGGTGATGACAAGCAATTCCGTCAATCCCTCCATCCATGCAAATGACCCCCGTGAGCTGATCCTCCTTGTGGAGGAGAACAACGACATGGCAGGTTATCTCGGCACATTGTTCCATCCCAACCGATACAACCTCCTCGTTGTCCCCGGAGGTACGATGGCACACGAACTGGCACTGAAACATATTCCCGACATCGTGATTGCTGACAGCAACACATCACAAAAAAGCGGGCTGGAGCTGTGCCGTTCGTTTCGCTCATCCCCCCTGTTGAACCATATCCCGGTAATCCTCCTTTCTGCCCGCAACACGCTTGACGACAGACTGGAGGCACTTCAAAGCGGTGCCGATGCCTACCTCAGCAAGCCATTCCGTGCCGAGGAGCTGCAGTTGAGGGTGGAGAAACTGCTGGAATCAAGGAACCTGCTGCGGGAGAAATACCAACGTGCACAACCGGTCAACGAGATGAAAGATGAACCGGAGAGTCAGCAGCTGGAGTTTTTGAGGCAGGTGACCGACATCATCCACCGTGAGATCAGGAACCAGGCATTTTCCCCCAAGATGCTAGCAGAAGAGCTCGCCCTCAGTCTCTCGCAGCTGAACAGGCGTTTGAACAGTGTGGCAGGGAAACCATCCTCCACCTACATCCTGCAGGTGAAAATGGCACACGCCAGGAAAATCCTCGCGTCACAACAGAAAGCCATTGGTGAGGTAGCCGCCGAGTGCGGCATTTACGACGTCAATTATTTTTCACGAATTTTTAAAAAGCATACAGGTGTTACACCTACTCAATACCAGCGACTTCCCAGCCTCAATGAAGGATGA
- a CDS encoding AhpC/TSA family protein translates to MKKQGFIVFILLLGVLMITGCTQGDRFTVEGNIVAAEGDTLYLEQRALAGVELLDSVVLDKEGAFRFRQPAPDNPEFYQLRLGGLMAAFAVDSSETLRVTADGSDLYRSFKVMDSPTNDQLRQVDRLVIDAAAALKQLEEEHKAGSIDDMAFISQLDSALLNYKGEISKLILGNPTGAAAYYALFQKINNFLIFDPYDRRDYAMFGAVATSWNRFYPESDRTRHLYEFTMNALKVRRQQEQQAELLENAVPETGTGLPDIVLPVVSGEKVSLSSLQGKVVLLDFTVYGSDFSPRHNIDLNALYERYRESGLEIYQISFDSDEHFWKTAASNLPWIAVRDPQSVNSRLLPLYNVRELPTAFIMNRDGDPVVRIESYASLEEELKKLL, encoded by the coding sequence ATGAAGAAACAGGGATTCATTGTTTTTATACTCCTGCTCGGGGTTCTCATGATCACCGGATGTACGCAAGGCGACCGGTTCACGGTGGAAGGAAATATCGTTGCTGCCGAAGGTGATACACTCTACCTGGAACAGCGGGCACTTGCCGGTGTGGAGCTGCTCGACTCGGTGGTACTTGACAAGGAGGGTGCGTTTCGTTTCCGGCAGCCGGCGCCGGACAATCCTGAGTTTTATCAACTCCGTCTGGGTGGCCTGATGGCAGCCTTCGCGGTGGACTCGTCTGAGACACTCCGTGTGACAGCTGACGGTTCGGATCTCTATCGCTCTTTCAAGGTGATGGATTCGCCCACCAACGATCAGCTTCGGCAGGTGGATCGTTTGGTGATTGATGCTGCAGCCGCTCTCAAGCAACTGGAGGAGGAGCACAAGGCGGGATCGATCGACGACATGGCTTTCATCAGCCAGCTCGACTCCGCCCTGCTCAATTATAAGGGGGAGATTTCTAAACTGATCCTGGGCAATCCCACCGGTGCAGCCGCTTACTATGCCCTGTTCCAAAAGATCAACAACTTCCTGATTTTCGATCCTTACGACCGTCGCGATTACGCCATGTTCGGGGCGGTAGCCACCTCCTGGAATCGTTTTTACCCGGAGAGCGATCGTACCCGCCACCTCTACGAGTTCACCATGAACGCCCTGAAGGTGCGACGTCAACAGGAGCAACAGGCTGAACTGCTTGAGAACGCAGTGCCGGAGACCGGTACGGGATTGCCCGACATCGTGCTCCCGGTGGTGAGTGGTGAGAAAGTGAGTCTCTCCTCCCTGCAAGGGAAGGTGGTGCTGCTCGATTTCACGGTGTATGGATCCGACTTCTCTCCCCGGCACAACATCGACTTGAATGCGCTCTACGAACGTTACCGCGAGAGTGGGCTGGAGATCTACCAGATCTCGTTCGACTCGGATGAGCATTTCTGGAAAACAGCTGCCAGCAACCTGCCCTGGATCGCCGTGCGTGATCCCCAATCGGTGAACAGCCGCCTGCTCCCGCTCTACAACGTGAGAGAGCTGCCCACAGCCTTTATCATGAATCGGGACGGTGATCCGGTGGTGCGTATCGAATCGTATGCCAGCCTTGAGGAGGAACTGAAAAAGTTGCTCTGA
- the greA gene encoding transcription elongation factor GreA, whose protein sequence is MAVTYMTEDGLRKLKEELIELESVQRPEISRQIAEARDKGDLSENAEYDAAKEAQGMLEAKIAQLKTLIASARLIDESSIGTDEVQIMNKVTIRNLQTKKSMTYTLVSESEADLKSGKIAVSTPIAQGLMGKKVGDVAEIKVPSGTMTFEIVEISI, encoded by the coding sequence ATGGCAGTAACCTACATGACCGAAGATGGACTTCGGAAATTGAAAGAAGAACTGATAGAGCTGGAGTCAGTGCAACGGCCTGAGATCTCACGTCAGATTGCAGAGGCACGTGACAAAGGTGATCTGTCGGAAAATGCGGAGTATGATGCCGCCAAGGAGGCACAGGGAATGCTGGAGGCCAAGATTGCACAGTTGAAAACGCTGATCGCAAGTGCCCGGCTCATTGATGAAAGCAGCATCGGCACCGATGAGGTGCAGATCATGAACAAGGTGACCATTCGCAACCTGCAAACAAAGAAGTCGATGACTTACACCCTTGTTTCGGAGAGCGAAGCGGACCTTAAAAGCGGTAAGATCGCGGTCAGCACCCCCATCGCACAGGGACTGATGGGCAAGAAGGTGGGTGACGTGGCCGAAATCAAGGTTCCTTCCGGAACAATGACATTTGAAATAGTGGAAATATCAATCTGA